A single genomic interval of Carassius gibelio isolate Cgi1373 ecotype wild population from Czech Republic chromosome A22, carGib1.2-hapl.c, whole genome shotgun sequence harbors:
- the LOC127942875 gene encoding uncharacterized protein LOC127942875 isoform X5 has protein sequence MFHSFVFCCLCFLHLFGVFADPGEVKSVSVTEGDSVSLDSRLTEIKIFDFITWKFGQSGTIIAYINKEAEIYNTSVVPDGRFRDRLKLDHQTGSLTITNTTITHSGLYQVSISDRKVITHRFNVTVYAPLPVPVISRNSSRCSLSFCPLVCSVVNVGHVTLSWYKGNSLLSSISVSDLSISLSLPLEVEYQDKNSYSCVLNNPISNQTQHLNISQLCHTCPEVPVHCCGTVEAVFRLVVTALVGVAAAAAAVLLVNDIRSTRGEKKKTEQIS, from the exons ATGTTTCACTCCTTTGTTTTTTGCTGTTTGTGCTTTTTGCATCTGTTtg gtgtgtttgctgATCCAGGAGAAGTGAAGTCTGTGTCAGTGACAGAaggagattcagtctctctagACTCTAGACTTACTGAAATCAAGATATTCGATTTTATAACATGGAAGTTTGGACAATCTGGGACTATTATAGCTTACATTAATAAAGAGGCTGAAATCTACAACACATCTGTTGTTcctgacgggagattcagagacagactgaagctggatcatcagactggatctctgaccatcactaaCACCACAATCACACACTCTGGACTTTATCAAGTGTCCATCAGCGATAGGAAAGTCATCACACACAGATTCAACGTCACTGTCTACG CTCCTCTGCCTGTACCTGTCATCAGCAGAAACTCTTCACGATGTTCTTTATCATTTTGTCcattggtgtgttcagtggtgaatgtgggtcatgtgactctctcctggtacaaaggaaacagtttattgtccagcatcagtgtgtctgatctcagcatcagtctctctctacctctggaggtggaatatcaggataaaaacagctacagctgtgtgctcaacaatcccatcagcaaccagactcaacatctgAACATCTCtcaactctgtcacacatgtcCAG AAGTCCCTGTCCATTGTTGTGGTACTGTCGAAGCTGTGTTCCGATTGGTCGTcactgctctggtgggcgtggctgcTGCAGCGGCTGCTGTGCTTCTGGTCAATGACATCAGATCTACCAGAGGTGAAAAGAAGAAAACAGAACAGATTTCATAA